The following are from one region of the Halorussus rarus genome:
- a CDS encoding DUF7504 family protein — MSQHRAARYEFAPDLPLEGVDPGTTLLVAGPTMSGARRLALRLVTDGNDRGEGMILLTTNKGSETLLGECDDLCTGLANAPFGVVDCVSKQQGNPVPSDRVETVSSPGDLTGVGIEFSGWCRRLREAGTERVRTGLYSLSTLLMYTDFQTVSRFVHTLGGRISATDGLGVFLIDPATQDDRVVSTMTQFCDARVDVREGDDGNRRLRVRGLSDQPGGWTSY, encoded by the coding sequence GTGAGCCAGCACCGCGCCGCCCGGTACGAGTTCGCTCCCGACCTGCCGCTGGAGGGGGTCGACCCCGGGACGACCCTGCTGGTCGCCGGACCGACGATGTCGGGCGCGCGCCGGCTCGCGCTCCGACTGGTGACCGACGGGAACGACCGCGGGGAGGGGATGATACTCCTCACCACCAACAAGGGCAGCGAGACGCTGCTCGGGGAGTGCGACGACCTGTGCACCGGGCTCGCGAACGCCCCGTTCGGCGTCGTCGACTGCGTGAGCAAGCAGCAGGGCAACCCCGTTCCCTCGGACCGGGTCGAGACGGTGTCGAGCCCGGGCGACCTGACCGGCGTGGGAATCGAGTTCTCGGGGTGGTGCCGGCGCCTCCGCGAGGCGGGCACCGAGCGCGTCCGGACGGGCCTGTACTCGCTGTCGACGCTGCTGATGTACACCGACTTCCAGACGGTCTCGCGGTTCGTCCACACCCTCGGCGGGCGCATCTCGGCGACCGACGGGCTGGGCGTGTTCCTCATCGACCCCGCGACCCAGGACGACCGCGTCGTCAGCACGATGACCCAGTTCTGCGACGCCCGCGTCGACGTCCGGGAAGGCGACGACGGGAACCGCCGGCTCCGCGTACGCGGTCTCTCCGACCAGCCGGGGGGCTGGACGTCGTACTGA
- a CDS encoding DUF7319 domain-containing protein — translation MTDASDDPPGDRPGDAAPAGDGDASGARGDDAETRDGDAPERPAPESPDDGGRGGSPTDADAERDRPSPEEVEEKYDFEDFGPRDMAEMSYEEWEVAFDHDSWITGDALLDRVEADLKSRVADRDVFAVVERIEQEGEPQLLAYSDEGYAVVYPDGSVEGSGTVLRDVKPSVALSSMESYEVPEVPEGDVLPDPAEVPEGSGQLGNQLMQVVAGVHVLAGVALFAAWIAMGLPLVAAVAAVGFFVFGVFVFLLVANARLSDRFRAEEYRNRLRAVGLDDDERPEFLPGEGGEEAPGSESGSFPDESDDSLPDDATGRSGDAAGTGVSSASDGRS, via the coding sequence ATGACCGACGCCTCGGACGACCCGCCGGGCGACCGCCCCGGTGACGCCGCGCCGGCCGGGGACGGGGACGCCTCCGGAGCGCGGGGTGACGACGCCGAGACGCGAGACGGGGACGCGCCAGAGCGACCGGCCCCGGAGTCGCCCGACGACGGCGGCCGCGGCGGATCGCCGACCGACGCCGACGCGGAGCGCGACCGGCCCTCCCCGGAGGAAGTCGAGGAGAAGTACGACTTCGAGGACTTCGGCCCGCGGGACATGGCCGAGATGAGCTACGAGGAGTGGGAGGTCGCGTTCGACCACGACTCGTGGATCACCGGCGACGCCCTCCTCGACAGGGTCGAGGCCGACCTCAAGAGCCGGGTCGCCGACCGGGACGTGTTCGCGGTGGTCGAACGCATCGAGCAGGAGGGCGAGCCACAACTGCTCGCGTACTCCGACGAGGGGTACGCCGTGGTCTACCCCGACGGCAGCGTCGAGGGCAGCGGCACCGTACTCCGGGACGTGAAGCCCTCGGTCGCGCTGTCGTCGATGGAGAGCTACGAGGTGCCCGAGGTGCCCGAGGGCGACGTGCTCCCCGACCCCGCCGAGGTGCCCGAGGGCTCGGGTCAACTCGGCAACCAGCTGATGCAGGTCGTCGCCGGGGTCCACGTGCTCGCCGGGGTCGCGCTGTTCGCGGCGTGGATCGCGATGGGTCTCCCGCTCGTGGCCGCGGTGGCCGCGGTCGGCTTCTTCGTCTTCGGCGTGTTCGTCTTCCTGCTGGTCGCCAACGCCCGGCTCTCCGACCGGTTCCGGGCCGAGGAGTACCGCAACCGGCTCCGGGCGGTCGGGCTGGACGACGACGAGCGCCCCGAGTTCCTGCCCGGCGAGGGCGGCGAGGAGGCGCCGGGTAGCGAAAGCGGTTCGTTCCCGGACGAGAGCGACGATTCGCTCCCGGACGACGCGACCGGCCGGTCGGGCGACGCGGCCGGCACCGGCGTTTCGTCGGCGTCCGACGGCCGCAGTTAG
- a CDS encoding plastocyanin/azurin family copper-binding protein has product MKRRDFLTAATGVAGGAGAGAAAAAAQETTTTSSGNTTATGNETTTAANGTATGGGASGGGGPTEEVIVGPGGSLVFEPADLTIAPGTTVHFVWESDNHNVVPSSQPEGANWEGTAGGETKTYNTGHEYSHTFETTGTYEYYCQPHETAGMTGTITVQEGGASTGGGGGGEADPEHMGVPFQAHFVGLATLLMIAVSLIYTFFLLKYGESPHASGSNR; this is encoded by the coding sequence ATGAAGAGGCGGGACTTTCTGACGGCAGCAACCGGTGTTGCGGGCGGCGCCGGGGCGGGCGCAGCGGCCGCCGCGGCCCAGGAGACGACCACCACGTCGTCGGGCAACACCACTGCCACCGGAAACGAGACCACGACCGCCGCCAACGGGACGGCCACGGGCGGAGGCGCGTCCGGCGGCGGCGGTCCGACCGAAGAGGTGATAGTCGGTCCCGGCGGGAGCCTGGTGTTCGAGCCCGCCGACCTGACCATCGCGCCCGGCACCACGGTCCACTTCGTGTGGGAGTCGGACAACCACAACGTCGTTCCCTCCAGCCAACCGGAGGGCGCTAACTGGGAGGGGACCGCGGGCGGCGAGACTAAGACGTACAACACGGGCCACGAGTACTCCCACACCTTCGAGACCACCGGCACCTACGAGTACTACTGCCAACCCCACGAGACCGCCGGCATGACCGGCACCATCACCGTCCAGGAGGGCGGCGCCTCGACGGGCGGCGGCGGTGGCGGCGAGGCCGACCCCGAGCACATGGGGGTCCCGTTCCAGGCCCACTTCGTCGGGCTGGCGACCCTGCTGATGATAGCGGTCTCGCTCATCTACACGTTCTTCCTCCTGAAGTACGGCGAATCGCCGCACGCGAGCGGGAGTAACCGATAA
- a CDS encoding DUF7318 family protein, giving the protein MSSTGSTYGDIHRYEPARESTAAAIAIVLLTVVEVVFVGLFTYGLVSGWGYSEIGNMYLGFVLAIIFVDLAFILLLYRKEFLPDVMIVKKRRRKWEDLYVREEQQYGTETLGDAWDQVKRAVYPYYKR; this is encoded by the coding sequence ATGTCATCGACAGGCTCAACCTACGGCGACATCCACCGCTACGAACCGGCCCGCGAGAGCACGGCCGCGGCCATCGCCATCGTCCTGCTGACGGTGGTGGAGGTCGTGTTCGTCGGCCTGTTCACCTACGGACTGGTGAGCGGCTGGGGGTACAGCGAGATCGGCAACATGTACCTCGGATTCGTGCTCGCGATCATCTTCGTCGACCTCGCGTTCATCCTTCTGCTGTACCGCAAGGAGTTCCTCCCGGACGTGATGATCGTCAAGAAGCGCCGTCGCAAGTGGGAGGACCTCTACGTTCGCGAAGAGCAGCAGTACGGCACCGAGACCCTCGGTGACGCGTGGGACCAGGTCAAGCGCGCAGTCTATCCGTATTACAAGCGATAA
- a CDS encoding ubiquinol-cytochrome c reductase iron-sulfur subunit, with translation MPGEDDKYPDSTGRRRFVKGVVGSASLAGVGTAAAAGINSATAPTGQGGGIRQFMAMENTAGPAPRGMPQIPVEIDSEGYLKGLWPEPETVTQQGREVTIAEMDLGGVTYSNEWFQYCGVQTYPGVQPEADQDNYFRYSGNSKFEWQNEEVEQGAKIHVDDFSDYESWGNGIGKAGLGKPAMGTWRSQDVPPSGTIPIQVIRSTRVEEMAKNDEWLKASTSEGFIANLNKCTHFCCVPSFKGLAGSKVASAQDMIYCQCHQSVYDPFNIVKKSFVALPRPEDD, from the coding sequence ATGCCAGGTGAAGACGACAAGTATCCAGACAGCACAGGTCGACGCCGCTTCGTCAAGGGCGTCGTCGGGAGCGCGTCGCTGGCCGGCGTCGGAACCGCCGCGGCGGCGGGGATCAACTCCGCCACCGCGCCGACCGGCCAGGGCGGGGGTATCCGGCAGTTCATGGCGATGGAGAACACCGCGGGCCCCGCCCCGCGAGGGATGCCCCAGATCCCGGTCGAGATTGACTCGGAGGGGTACCTCAAGGGGCTCTGGCCCGAACCGGAGACCGTCACCCAGCAGGGCCGCGAGGTCACGATCGCCGAGATGGACCTCGGGGGCGTCACGTACTCGAACGAGTGGTTCCAGTACTGCGGCGTCCAGACCTACCCCGGCGTCCAGCCGGAAGCCGACCAGGACAACTACTTCCGCTACAGCGGGAACTCGAAGTTCGAGTGGCAGAACGAGGAGGTCGAGCAGGGCGCCAAGATCCACGTCGACGACTTCTCGGACTACGAGTCCTGGGGCAACGGCATCGGCAAGGCGGGCCTCGGCAAGCCCGCGATGGGGACCTGGCGCTCCCAGGACGTCCCGCCGAGCGGCACGATTCCGATCCAGGTAATCCGGAGCACGCGGGTCGAGGAGATGGCCAAGAACGACGAGTGGCTCAAGGCCAGCACCTCGGAGGGATTCATCGCCAACCTGAACAAATGCACGCACTTTTGTTGCGTGCCGTCGTTCAAGGGACTGGCCGGGTCGAAGGTGGCGAGCGCGCAGGACATGATCTACTGCCAGTGTCACCAGTCGGTGTACGACCCGTTCAACATCGTGAAGAAATCGTTCGTCGCGCTCCCGCGACCGGAGGACGACTAA
- a CDS encoding cytochrome b: MSIERKDEHDHGEWMQEKELTPVETTFLTALIWMDKRFRIVDYLEILETLYYRVNMQMPKSHTEQYNLDNKFWYWYPLYALGSFSTIAYVVAALSGALLGFYYAPGTVSASGDASLAYNQLTFIMTELNFGFMLRSIHRWSAQVMVAAVFLHMLRVYFTGAYKEPRELNWILGIILISLTMVFGYSGYLLTWDQLAFWASQIGVEMSLSIPLIGEWVAQLVFGGFSPGAATLQRMYIMHVFLLPFVVTTLVAVHIAIVWIQGIAEPH; encoded by the coding sequence ATGAGCATCGAACGCAAGGACGAGCACGACCACGGCGAGTGGATGCAGGAGAAGGAGCTCACGCCGGTGGAGACGACGTTCCTCACGGCGCTCATCTGGATGGACAAGCGCTTCCGGATCGTCGACTACCTCGAGATCCTCGAGACCCTCTACTACAGGGTCAACATGCAGATGCCCAAGAGCCACACCGAGCAGTACAACCTCGACAACAAGTTCTGGTACTGGTACCCCCTGTACGCGCTCGGGAGCTTCTCGACGATCGCCTACGTCGTCGCCGCGTTGAGCGGCGCGCTGCTCGGGTTCTACTACGCGCCCGGGACGGTGTCGGCGTCCGGCGACGCGTCGCTGGCGTACAACCAGTTGACGTTCATCATGACCGAGCTGAACTTCGGGTTCATGCTCCGGTCCATCCACCGGTGGTCGGCCCAGGTGATGGTCGCGGCGGTGTTCCTCCACATGCTCCGGGTGTACTTCACCGGAGCGTACAAGGAGCCCCGCGAGCTCAACTGGATTCTCGGCATCATCCTCATCAGCCTGACGATGGTGTTCGGGTACTCGGGCTACCTGCTCACCTGGGACCAGCTGGCGTTCTGGGCCAGCCAGATCGGCGTCGAGATGAGCCTCTCGATCCCGCTCATCGGCGAGTGGGTCGCCCAGCTCGTGTTCGGCGGGTTCAGTCCCGGCGCCGCGACGCTCCAGCGGATGTACATCATGCACGTGTTCCTGCTCCCGTTCGTGGTCACGACCCTCGTCGCGGTCCACATCGCCATCGTGTGGATCCAGGGCATCGCGGAACCCCACTAA
- a CDS encoding cytochrome bc complex cytochrome b subunit: MSDEQTRTDGSGDAQTDGGGTGIVPPDDETPTWRERKERTQGLSRLTYEYFERARREDQDLRQESSYVERDVLAFPVWPHEMIRNLSLTSFFVGMIIFLSATLPPHLGAPADPSSTPAVILPDWYLYWSFGLLKLGPLNPELAILGGEKLMADRTYGVIANIVVVGFIAIVPFLNKGSARRPVEQPFWAAVGMAGFIFAWTISLVSIKNLVPIDSHLLFDLSFLLPIVGATITYAVLRSMREGYMFDLNRRYYRLRPPK, from the coding sequence ATGTCAGACGAACAAACCAGAACCGACGGCAGCGGAGACGCACAGACCGACGGCGGCGGGACGGGCATCGTCCCGCCCGACGACGAGACCCCGACGTGGCGCGAGCGCAAGGAGCGCACGCAGGGGCTCTCCCGGCTGACCTACGAGTACTTCGAGCGCGCCCGTCGCGAGGACCAGGACCTCCGCCAGGAGTCCAGCTACGTCGAGCGCGACGTGCTGGCGTTCCCGGTGTGGCCCCACGAGATGATCCGGAACCTCTCGCTGACGAGCTTCTTCGTCGGCATGATCATCTTCCTGTCGGCGACGCTCCCGCCCCACCTCGGGGCGCCGGCCGACCCGAGTTCGACCCCCGCGGTCATCCTGCCCGACTGGTACCTCTACTGGTCGTTCGGCCTGCTGAAGCTCGGCCCGCTCAACCCCGAGCTGGCGATCCTGGGCGGCGAGAAGCTGATGGCCGACCGGACGTACGGCGTGATCGCCAACATCGTCGTGGTCGGGTTCATCGCTATCGTCCCGTTCCTGAACAAGGGCAGCGCCCGGCGGCCCGTCGAGCAGCCGTTCTGGGCCGCGGTCGGGATGGCCGGCTTCATCTTCGCGTGGACCATCAGCCTGGTGTCCATCAAGAACCTCGTCCCCATCGACTCCCACCTGCTGTTCGACCTCTCGTTCCTCCTGCCCATCGTCGGAGCGACCATCACGTACGCGGTCCTGCGGTCGATGCGCGAGGGGTACATGTTCGACCTCAACCGGCGGTACTACCGGCTCCGACCGCCGAAGTGA
- a CDS encoding DUF7315 family membrane protein codes for MDPSTDDTDGESGAREVEVPLELYKVVTVFSTMFAVAFVVGGFIVLDTATQRATLSLSELDLPLAVLGVAMIAAGAAVYAFATRFRAEGMGKPKDGSDEPSNDG; via the coding sequence ATGGATCCGAGTACCGACGACACCGACGGGGAGTCCGGCGCCCGCGAGGTCGAGGTGCCGCTCGAACTCTACAAGGTCGTGACGGTGTTCTCGACCATGTTCGCCGTGGCGTTCGTCGTCGGCGGGTTCATCGTCCTCGACACCGCGACCCAGCGCGCGACCCTCTCGCTGTCGGAGCTCGACCTGCCGCTGGCGGTCCTGGGCGTGGCGATGATCGCCGCGGGCGCGGCGGTGTACGCCTTCGCGACCCGGTTCCGCGCCGAGGGAATGGGAAAACCTAAAGACGGCTCCGACGAACCTTCGAACGATGGCTGA
- a CDS encoding DUF7314 family protein, with the protein MADEFAKGLAIATGGGLLWMVLSGWYTTPGFEEAQLWGEIPGNLDTYGQVSIALREVLAWFIILGVLAFWVVIPAIEQLRSARS; encoded by the coding sequence ATGGCTGACGAATTCGCGAAGGGACTGGCGATAGCGACGGGCGGCGGCCTGCTCTGGATGGTGCTGTCCGGCTGGTACACCACGCCCGGCTTCGAGGAGGCACAGCTCTGGGGCGAGATTCCCGGTAACCTGGACACGTACGGCCAGGTGTCCATCGCCCTCCGCGAGGTGCTGGCCTGGTTCATCATCCTCGGCGTCCTGGCCTTCTGGGTCGTCATCCCCGCGATCGAACAGCTCCGCAGCGCCCGGTCGTAG